In one window of Deltaproteobacteria bacterium DNA:
- the ahbD gene encoding heme b synthase — translation MISIQHPASSIKDPGSSIQDPASSIQHPVSRNQLRLVAWEITRKCNLNCVHCRAGAERGPYPGELSTAKCLELLEEIREVGTPIVILTGGEPLMREDVFDLAQKGTDLGLRMVLATNGTLLDPGLVTRMKDSGIKRVSISIDGADAAQHDGFRKVPGAYQSALEGIECLKSGGMEFQINTTVTRHNVGDLEKILELSVGLGAAAHHIFLLVPTGRAKDMLNQEIDALEYERVLHWFYEMRDQVPLHLKATCAPHYYRILRQEAHRKGQKVDVETYGLDAVTRGCLGGTSFVFISNTGIVQPCGYLELDCGDLKQSPFPSVWRDSKIFKQLREFSAYKGKCGRCEYMKFCGGCRARAYEATGDFLAEEPLCAYEPLRA, via the coding sequence ATGATCAGCATTCAACACCCAGCATCCAGCATCAAGGATCCAGGATCCAGCATCCAGGATCCAGCATCCAGTATCCAGCATCCAGTATCCAGAAACCAGCTCCGTCTTGTGGCGTGGGAGATTACCCGGAAGTGCAACCTCAACTGCGTTCACTGCAGGGCCGGGGCCGAGCGGGGACCATATCCCGGGGAGCTGAGCACCGCCAAATGCCTCGAACTCCTGGAGGAGATCCGTGAGGTGGGGACGCCGATTGTGATCCTGACCGGGGGCGAGCCTCTGATGCGGGAGGATGTCTTTGATCTTGCGCAGAAAGGAACCGATCTGGGTCTTCGTATGGTCCTGGCCACCAACGGAACGTTGTTGGATCCGGGGCTCGTGACGCGGATGAAGGATTCAGGCATCAAACGGGTCAGCATCTCCATCGACGGGGCCGACGCGGCGCAGCATGATGGTTTCCGAAAGGTCCCGGGGGCCTATCAATCGGCCCTGGAGGGTATCGAGTGTCTTAAGAGCGGCGGCATGGAGTTTCAAATCAACACCACGGTGACCCGCCACAATGTCGGGGATCTGGAGAAGATTCTGGAGCTTTCCGTTGGTCTCGGTGCTGCAGCCCATCACATCTTCCTGCTGGTCCCCACGGGCCGGGCCAAAGATATGCTCAACCAGGAGATAGACGCCCTTGAATATGAACGGGTGCTTCACTGGTTTTATGAAATGCGGGACCAGGTCCCCCTTCATTTAAAGGCCACGTGCGCCCCCCATTACTACCGGATACTGCGTCAGGAAGCCCACCGGAAGGGCCAAAAAGTCGATGTTGAGACCTATGGCCTGGATGCCGTGACCCGGGGCTGCCTCGGCGGCACATCGTTCGTATTTATTTCAAATACAGGGATTGTCCAGCCGTGCGGCTATCTGGAGCTTGACTGCGGGGATCTGAAACAGAGTCCCTTCCCCTCTGTATGGCGGGATTCGAAGATTTTCAAGCAACTGAGAGAGTTTTCCGCTTACAAGGGAAAATGCGGCCGATGCGAATACATGAAATTCTGCGGCGGGTGCCGGGCCCGGGCCTATGAGGCTACAGGCGATTTTCTGGCAGAGGAACCGTTGTGCGCCTACGAGCCCCTCAGGGCTTGA
- a CDS encoding four helix bundle protein yields the protein MSYKKLEIWQFSRGLVVDIHLMTLNNLPKFEMFEEGSQIRRSIKSVRSTIVEGYGRRMHKQEFMRFLTYAIASNDETIDHLDTLYETGSLKDEHFYHDLGRRLEILGKKLNKFIQSVSKAHMSEK from the coding sequence ATGAGTTACAAGAAGCTGGAGATATGGCAATTTTCGAGGGGCTTGGTTGTTGATATCCATTTAATGACGCTGAATAACTTGCCGAAGTTTGAAATGTTTGAAGAGGGGAGTCAGATTCGTCGATCCATCAAGTCGGTGAGGTCCACAATTGTGGAGGGGTATGGGAGAAGGATGCATAAGCAGGAATTTATGCGTTTCCTGACTTATGCGATTGCCTCAAATGATGAGACTATTGATCATTTGGACACGCTTTATGAAACAGGGTCTTTGAAAGATGAACATTTTTATCACGATTTAGGAAGGCGGTTAGAAATTTTAGGCAAGAAACTGAACAAATTCATCCAATCGGTCAGCAAGGCCCACATGAGCGAAAAATGA
- a CDS encoding AsnC family transcriptional regulator, with the protein MTPIDRKILNEIQSDFPITSRPYQELGKKLNLTEDEVLAAVRRLKEKGIIRRIGGNFHSSRLNFVSTLCAAKVPEEKIERFVERVNRYPGVTHNYLRNNTYNIWFTFIAEDINFIENALRDISDETGISEILNLPAEKMFKIKVDFDV; encoded by the coding sequence ATGACCCCGATTGACAGAAAGATCCTGAATGAAATCCAGTCTGATTTCCCTATTACGTCCCGTCCTTACCAGGAGCTTGGGAAAAAGCTTAATCTAACCGAAGACGAGGTGCTGGCGGCTGTCAGAAGGCTCAAGGAGAAGGGGATTATCCGTCGCATCGGCGGCAATTTCCACTCTTCCCGGCTCAATTTTGTGAGCACCCTCTGCGCTGCCAAGGTCCCTGAGGAGAAGATCGAGCGCTTTGTTGAACGGGTTAACCGGTATCCCGGGGTAACCCACAATTATCTGAGAAACAATACCTATAATATCTGGTTCACCTTTATTGCAGAAGATATTAATTTTATTGAGAATGCTTTGAGAGATATTTCCGATGAGACGGGGATCTCAGAAATCCTCAACCTGCCTGCGGAAAAGATGTTCAAGATCAAGGTGGATTTCGATGTGTAA
- a CDS encoding universal stress protein, translating into MFQNILVPTDSSDKNSHALDIAVKLCSIDKGKIHLLHVIEVIANTTFDEFRDFYTRLEEKSFKDLNAMIAPYRKRRVDFAPAVIYGNRAQEILRFANENQIDLIIMKSHRIDVEDRAQGWGTISYKVGILAQCPVMLVK; encoded by the coding sequence ATGTTCCAGAATATCTTGGTTCCCACGGATTCTTCCGACAAGAACAGCCATGCCCTTGATATCGCCGTAAAACTCTGCTCCATCGATAAGGGAAAAATTCATCTGCTCCATGTCATAGAGGTTATCGCCAATACCACTTTTGACGAGTTCAGAGATTTCTATACCAGGCTCGAGGAGAAGTCCTTCAAGGACCTCAACGCCATGATTGCCCCATACCGGAAGCGCCGGGTCGATTTCGCGCCGGCGGTCATATACGGTAACCGGGCCCAGGAGATCCTCAGGTTTGCAAACGAAAACCAGATCGATTTGATTATCATGAAATCGCACCGTATAGATGTGGAGGACAGGGCCCAGGGGTGGGGGACCATCAGCTACAAGGTGGGTATCCTGGCCCAGTGTCCGGTAATGCTGGTCAAATGA
- a CDS encoding long-chain fatty acid--CoA ligase: protein MSKLWHGQKWPEGVPYEITGYDKPLFSILDEAARDYPDKIYTIFNGFTRTFAQVKDAADRVADFLVSRGVRPKDRVAIFLPNLPHYPEIFFGILKAGGVCVTCNPLYRASELNFQLKDSGAKAVFVMDHPEFYPTAAKAVIGSEVETVVVCNVKTYLPRIKGVIGSLLGKIPRADHHEPGHFLFDEILRSARPEPPRLSIDALNDQALVLYTGGTTGVPKGACLSHANLLSNVLSTEQWVRIPEDSGPAQMIEKGGAHTYLGVLPWYHSFGLTLCMLTSCRNASRLVCIPDPKAGKPPFTEVLKSIEKYKVTIVVGVPTIYSAFVHHPLIDKFDLSSVVGCGSGAAPLPVEVIRQFEEKTGAVIFEGYGLTETSPVITLNPTDADRRKVGSVGMPYLSVDIKIVDLETGIQELPAGDDGEIAASGPQVMLEYWNKPEANKEVFREIEGNRYFLTGDIGHFDEDGFLIITDRKKDMIIVGGFNAYPKEIEEVLYTHPKVALAAVVGVPDPHTGEAVKAFVQLKEGQTATEEEFLEFCKHRLSGYKRPRSIEFRESLPTSVVGKVLRRVLRDEALKKINK, encoded by the coding sequence ATGTCTAAATTGTGGCATGGTCAGAAATGGCCTGAAGGGGTTCCGTATGAAATCACCGGATATGACAAGCCCCTGTTCTCTATATTAGATGAGGCAGCGCGTGATTATCCGGATAAAATCTATACCATCTTTAATGGCTTTACCCGCACCTTCGCTCAGGTGAAGGATGCGGCCGACCGCGTTGCCGATTTTCTGGTCTCGCGGGGCGTCCGACCAAAGGATCGGGTAGCCATCTTTCTTCCGAATCTTCCCCATTACCCCGAGATCTTTTTCGGCATCCTCAAGGCAGGGGGGGTGTGCGTCACCTGTAATCCGCTGTACCGGGCGTCGGAGTTGAACTTTCAACTCAAGGATTCGGGCGCCAAGGCCGTCTTTGTCATGGATCACCCTGAGTTTTATCCTACCGCGGCCAAGGCCGTCATCGGCTCCGAGGTGGAGACCGTGGTCGTTTGTAATGTAAAGACCTATCTCCCCAGGATCAAAGGGGTTATAGGATCATTGCTGGGGAAAATTCCAAGGGCCGACCACCATGAACCCGGACATTTCCTTTTCGATGAAATCCTCCGGTCGGCCCGGCCCGAGCCCCCCCGGCTTTCCATCGATGCGCTCAACGACCAGGCCCTGGTTCTCTACACCGGCGGGACAACGGGGGTCCCCAAGGGGGCGTGCCTGAGCCATGCCAACCTCCTTTCAAATGTGTTGAGCACCGAGCAATGGGTACGCATTCCCGAGGATTCAGGACCTGCGCAGATGATCGAAAAAGGGGGGGCCCATACGTATCTCGGGGTGCTCCCCTGGTATCACAGCTTCGGCCTGACCCTCTGCATGCTGACAAGCTGCAGGAATGCCTCCAGGTTGGTCTGCATCCCGGATCCCAAAGCCGGGAAACCGCCGTTCACAGAGGTTCTCAAATCGATCGAAAAATACAAGGTGACCATTGTTGTGGGGGTCCCCACCATCTATTCCGCCTTTGTCCATCATCCATTGATTGACAAATTCGACCTCTCTTCCGTTGTGGGATGCGGTTCGGGGGCGGCTCCGCTGCCGGTGGAGGTCATCAGACAGTTTGAGGAGAAGACCGGTGCGGTCATTTTCGAGGGGTACGGCCTTACCGAGACCTCCCCTGTTATTACACTCAACCCGACCGATGCTGACCGGCGCAAGGTGGGATCGGTGGGGATGCCCTATCTGAGCGTGGATATAAAGATCGTCGACCTGGAGACCGGAATCCAGGAACTGCCTGCGGGCGACGATGGCGAAATCGCTGCATCCGGACCCCAGGTCATGCTGGAGTACTGGAATAAGCCCGAGGCAAATAAGGAGGTATTCCGAGAGATAGAGGGAAACCGGTATTTTCTCACCGGTGATATCGGTCATTTTGATGAGGACGGATTTCTGATCATTACGGATCGAAAAAAGGACATGATCATCGTGGGGGGATTCAATGCCTATCCCAAGGAGATTGAAGAGGTGTTGTACACCCATCCAAAGGTCGCTCTGGCTGCGGTGGTAGGGGTCCCGGATCCTCATACCGGAGAGGCGGTCAAGGCCTTTGTTCAGCTGAAGGAAGGCCAGACTGCCACCGAGGAGGAGTTCCTCGAGTTCTGCAAGCACCGGCTGTCCGGGTACAAGCGGCCCCGGTCTATCGAATTCCGGGAGAGTCTCCCCACTTCGGTGGTGGGAAAGGTCCTGAGGCGGGTTCTCCGGGATGAAGCGTTGAAAAAAATAAACAAATAG